Proteins from a genomic interval of Zingiber officinale cultivar Zhangliang chromosome 1B, Zo_v1.1, whole genome shotgun sequence:
- the LOC122016619 gene encoding calmodulin-like has translation MGFITKEQIIESQETFCLFDRDGDGCITMGELSMMIKSLGLRATEEELQEMISEVDADGSGAIEFEEFLSFMAKKMNETDSEEEVREAFKVFDKDQNGFISKNELKNVMISLGEKLTDEEVDQMIEEADLDGDGQVNYEEFVKMMTSL, from the exons ATGGGTTTCATCACGAAGGAACAGATTATCGAGTCCCAGGAGACCTTTTGCCTCTTCGATCGCGACGGAGATG GTTGCATTACAATGGGTGAGCTCTCGATGATGATCAAGTCATTAGGATTGAGAGCTACCGAGGAGGAGTTGCAAGAAATGATAAGTGAGGTGGATGCGGACGGCAGCGGAGCGATCGAGTTCGAAGAGTTCTTGAGCTTCATGGCTAAAAAAATGAAT GAGACCGATTCAGAAGAGGAAGTGAGGGAGGCGTTCAAAGTGTTTGACAAGGATCAaaatggtttcatttctaagaaTGAG TTGAAGAATGTGATGATAAGTCTGGGAGAGAAACTGACGGACGAGGAGGTGGATCAAATGATCGAAGAGGCAGATTTAGATGGAGATGGGCAGGTAAACTACGAGGAATTTGTGAAGATGATGACATCTTTATAG